GCATGAGCCAGAGAAACATGCTACAATTGCAGCTACATCACCTGAGCTTTGGATGTCTGAAAGGGATAAATTCTCTTTAAATAAAGCGGATGGTCAAAAGATAAGGTTTAACATGGGCGAAGAAACCATCAATATAGCATATCCTGATACAGCTCAGTCCGTGCTTAACTTAAAAGTCAATGACATCTATGGAGACTATTTGGGACACATAGGTACGGTTGAATTATATAAGGATCAAAAAGAGACTCCTTTTTTAAGCCTATCCTTAAATAAGGACTTTTCTTTTAAACATCTACCGCAGGGCTCCTATTATATAAAATTAACACATATCGATACCTATCATGGATATGAATTTTGGTATGATAAAAAACTTAATAAAGGGGAAGCAAAGCCTATTGAGCTTAACGGAACTAACTCAGAGAATTTAACGGTGAATAGACCATATGCTGAGCTCAGTATAAAAAATGCGGGCTTAATGATTCGAGGCTCTGAGTATGATAATGGTTTTTGGATTGCCCGTTTATTTAAAGAAGATACAGACTTTAACTCTTCCGACTTTAGATATGACCACGGAATAGCCTTTGGAGCAAAGGTTGAGACAAATCAATATACTCCGGTGAATGAATTATATTTGGCTAAAGATAGTAATTTCCTGCCTTTCGATTCACAGAAACACGGACGAATATTCCCCGGAAAATACTATCTCGGTTTCTATGTAGGCCAAAGATTTAAAAATAAGGCTAAGCCCTTTAAATGGTTAAAGATGAACGGGGCTGTTGCAAGCCTTACTGATAATTTTGAAGAGGCTTCCTTAATAGATTTTGCTGTTGATGAAAAAAAGGAATTATCACCAACAGAGCTATTCCCTCAAGAAAAACGTGATCGATATTTTAAAATTACAATAAAGGGGGAGGGTACGACTAGTATTCCAAACATTGGTTCAAAAAAACTGAGGTTTTATGTTCCAAGCAAACAGAATCCCGATAATGATTTTTTTGTTGAATCAAAGGAAACTCTCAATACTAATGGATCTGCCAAGGAAAAGGTTTATCACCCTGCCTTTGTAATATCTGATAAGTGGCTTTTGGCTATTGAACACAGTGGAAAAATGTACTATTTTAAGGGGACTCAGAAACAAACCCCTGTAAATGATTTTACGGGAGAACTTACAACCGAAAGGTCTGAAGCTTATGAGTTTGAGCCGAACTTTTCTGGGGTCAGTTATTATGAGGTAACCATCTCGAACTGGAAGATTCTAAAATAATCTTCGCCGATAAAAATTAACCGAAGCTCTATGAAAAGAGCTTCGGTTTTTTGTTATATATCCTTAATCTCCTTCTCAACCCTATCAATGATGCTGTCCCAAGAATGTTTTTTTATTTCTGCCGAAACAGGGGAATAAAAATCTTTTTGAGATTTAAGTCTTTCCATTTGAAGCATTATTTTTTCGGCAAGGGCCTTGACAAAGGCGGGCTTATCTTCTTCGTATGCTTTGTCTACATCATAGATGCGAGGAAGTTTGACAAATTCGATAATGCCGCTTGTGTTGATTTTTTCGCCGAGAAGGTTTATAAGTCCTTCAATTTCTGTCGTAACCGTAAAAAGGCCGCAGGCTAAGGCTTCAACGGCGACAAGGCCTAAGGCTTCATAGTATGAAGGCAAAATAAAAATATCGTTTTGTTTTAAAATTTTACACATACATATTTGAGATGAAGCATTTACTATTTTTAAATTTTCGCTGTAACCGGCATTTTTTAAAAGAATGTTTTTTTGTTCTTCTGTTGCATTTCCTATCAAAGTCAATTCCGTATTAGGATATTTTTTTAAAATAAGCGGAAGAGTTTTTGCAAGTTCAAACACTCCCTTTGAATCGGATATCTTTCCTGCATAGCAAAGCTTGAATGTTCCGTCAAAGATATGTCTATCCTTATCGTTAAAAATATCGGGGTTAAAGCCTCCTCCTGCCAATTTAATTTTTTTAGGCGGTGCCGAAAAAATAGTTTGCACTTCGTTAATATCCTTAGGGCTTACGGTAAAATATAAATCGAGCTTGTCCAAGTTTTGTATGTACCGTGTCTTTATCCAAGGATTTTTTTTAATCTGCCTTATATCCGTACCGTGACTTATGCCTATTATTTTTTTGCCGGAAAATATTTTTTTTACCAAAGAGGTTAAAATAAAAAGATGATGACTTATAATGACATCGGGGTTAAATTTTTCTCTTGCACGGAGAAGAGTTTTTTCAAAAACCGAAATCCATTTTTGATACATCTCATCATTCATTTCGGAATAAACGGTTGAGGTATAGGGCATTATATCGCTCATTCCTGCAATCGGAAAGGGGAGGTCTGCATTAAAAACGGTTTTTTCTTCTTGTTCATAAGCGGATAAAAATTTAATGGGATATTCTTTTACGCTTCCCTGTAATTCATCGGGTAAAGATTCATTAAAAGTTTTTTCGGCAAAGGGAAGCTGTGTGCCGTAAAGAACCGCATTTTCATGTCCTTTTTTTATCATTCCTTCGACGAGGGTGCTAAAATAAACCCCGCTTCCTGTTTTCATCGGTAATTGTGCAAGGCAGTGAAGTATCTTCAATTTAAATTCTCCCTATTGTATTTGATATAAACCTTTTCATTCTTTTGATAATTGAAGTCATTGTTTAAAACAATGGCCTTTAATTCTTTTTCTTTAGTTTTAAGAAAGAGTTCTATTATTTCGCCCTTAAAAATAATATTGATAATTTGGGCTTCTTCAAAATCTTCCGTATCTTCTTCCGGTAAAGATTTAAATACTTTTATCTTTTCAGGTCTGATATATGAATTTTCTATTTTATTGTTTGCACCGATAAAGTCAAGAGCAAATTCGTTTGCAGGTTGATTATAAAGAGATTCGGCCGTTCCTTCCTGAATAATTTCTCCATTGCTCATCAAAATAATTTTGTCGGCAATTTCAAATGCTTCACTTTGATCATGGGTAACAAAAATTGTAGTGATATTAAATTCTTTTTGAATTTGTTTTATTTCTTTACGCATATTGATTCTAAGCTTTGCATCCAAGTTGCTTAAAGGTTCGTCCAACAAAAGAAGTTTGGGTCTTATAATCAAACTGCGTGCAAGAGCAACCCTCTGCTGTTCTCCGCCTGAAAGTTCGCTTATGTGTTTTTTTTCATAACCAGATAAGCCCATTGTTTTTATCATCTTCATTCCGGCTTCAACTCGTTCAGCCTTAGGCATCTTTTTAAATTTTAGACCGTAAATAATATTCGATAAAACATTCATGTGAGGAAAAAGCCCATAGGATTGAAAGACAGTAGAAACATTTCTATTTTCAGGCGGATCATTTGTAATTTCTTTACCATCAAGAATTATCTTTCCGCTGTCAGGTTTTAAAAAACCTCCTATCGATTTTAATACCGTACTTTTTCCGCAGCCGGACGGTCCTAAAAGACAGAGGAGCTTTCCTCTTTCAAGGTTAAATCTTATATTTTTTACCGCATTTTTTTCTTTATATGTTTTTGTTAGGTTTGTTAATTCCAAATACATAAAACCTCCGGCATTTTAAAAATTATTTTTTCTTTAAAACTAAAAAGTAAATTAAATTTACAATTAAACAAATTATAATTATAAGCAAGGCAATTACCGAGCCTATTTCATAATAACCGCTTTGAATTACATCGAACATAACAAGGGTTAAAACTTTTTGACTCGGATATACCAAAAAAATAATTGAACCTATTGTAGTCATAGTCGTTGTAAACCCATTGATAAAAGAAACGCTTAGAGCATTTTTACTTAAAGGAATAACGGCATCGGTAATTTCATTTATCCTTTTACCGCCTAAATCTCTGATTGAATTTAAAGTGTCGATGTTTATTTCTTCCATTGCCGCATTTCCTATCTTTGTAGAAAATGGCAGCTGTTTAAATAGTATATTTAAAACAACTATTGCTGCCGTTCCTGTAAACATTAATGGTTTTGAATTAAAGGCCAATAAATAACCGAGCCCGAAAAAAGTTCCCGGAATTATATAGGGAAGAGTTGCAACAAAATCTACAGCCTGCATTAACTTTATTTTTCTTATTTGTTTATAATAAGCGATAAGTAAACCGATTATGCTCCCCCCGCCTGCAGCGATAAGACTGTAGGCTATACTCCTTATAACCGTGCTTGTGATATGATCTCTTGTTTCTAAAATATTTGCAAAGGTAAAAATCATTTTCCCTTTTTTCATTTTTGTAAATGCGGATAATATAATAGAAGAATATTGAATGCTTATCCATAATAAAAAGAAAACGGCAATTATGCTTATAAGATAAAAAAGAATTCCCTGCCTTTTTATTTCAATTTCCGAGGAGGCCGTACCGTGTGAAGATATGGAAATATTTTTAAAACTTTTTTGATAAAGAATAAAAATAATAATTGCAGGAATTAAAAGAAGTACATTTATTGCGGAAGCCTTACCTAAGTTGCCTTGAGCTATTACCGCAAAATAGCTTTCGGTTGCAAGCACATTAAAAGAGCCTCCTATGATTGCAGGAGTTCCGAAATCCGATAAACTTCGCAAAAAAGTTAAGAGCATAACCGATTTGATTGCAGGAAAAAGAAACGGCAGAATTATATCGATAATCAGGCGGTTTGTCTTTGCTCCGAGGTTGCGGGCACTATCTAATTGGGACCTCTCCAAATTATTTAAAAAACCGATTAAGATTAAAGCCGCTAAAGAAAAATTACTTAAAGACTGCATCAGCACAATACCGGTAATTCCGTACGGACTTTTTGAAATACCTAAAAGATAATAAGAAACAAGACCCCTCCTTCCAAAGAGGTTTATATAACTGAGAGCTGTTACAAAGGGCGGGCTTATCATCGTTACAGCTAAAATTAAAAAAATAAGGCGTTTTATTTTTTTAGGCATCAGATAAGAAAACAGGGCCGTGGTTATCCCTGCGATTGCCGTTAAAACCGTCGTATAAAATCCTACCGATAAGGAATTTTTTAAAAGATGAAGATGATTTTTAAACACATCTTCAAAAAGCTCAAAGCTAAGGCTTCCGTTTATAACAAGACTTTCTTTAAATACATAAAAAAAAGGCATAGCTATAAATATAAAAATACCTAAAATTAAGCTTAGTATGAGGATATAGTCTATAACGCCGTTATAATTTCTTTTAAGTTGCTGTTTCATTAAATTATCCTATAAGTCTATATTATTTTTAATAAATTTACTAGTATATGGTATGGAATAAATTTGAGGTGATTGATAGCAGACTAAGTATGAGCAAATATTTTCTACACGGAATGATAATAAAATTACGGAAGCTAAAATCATTGCGTTAATGAAAGAAAAAATGAATGGTTATCTTAAAAATTCATCGCATTGTGCGTATGAATGGATGATATATGATGAATCATATAAACAGCAAAACAAATGGGAGTTGCGGATAATGAAACTCTCTAAACCGAATTTTACAGGCTATGATATATGGTTTTATTTTTCTAACGGGGTGTTTTTATTCGTGCGGAGGGTTTAATACCCCGACGCTCTGCGGCGTAATAAAGGGTATTAAAGCCGACTGCAACCACCTTATAAGAACAACATACCCCGATGCTCTGCGTCGGGGTTGTTGATTAAGATTTGCCGATGACCGATTTTTATCTACCGTATTTGAAATAGGAGCTAGTGCAAAACCTATAAATACGGATACGGAAGACAATATAGTAAATGCCTTATTAGACTGTCAATTGTCATCAAGAAAAATGTGGATAAAACACGGATTAAAACCGAAAGGATTTTTTCCGATGAAATCTGAATAGAAGAAGAAACATTTATGGACTTTGAAACATACATTGATAATACCATAAAAGAAATGAGCAGACAAAAGTAAATATAGCGATATCTTTATTGTATTTTTGAATTTTTACTACATTTTTTATAACCAAATATATTACATGATGTATATGGACATATGAAAACCATCTTGAATATATAAAGAAAATATAATAAAATACCAATTAAGAGTAAAATAATAGTTTATTCAGGTATTTATAAGCTGAGTAAATTTTTCTTTCATCTTTAAGAGGGAATTGAGTTAAAATCTCAAGCGGTCACGCCACCGTGAAGACTTTTGTCTAAGCCGGGTCGCTCGATGAAAGAAATGCACCGGTACGAGGGATGCCGCTGCAAGAAGTGTTAGTCCAAATATGCCCACAGTGAAATTGGTTAACCATCATTTTTTGTAGTGCCAGTCTTTTCTATAACAAGTGTTATTATTATACTCAAATAATTTTTGTGAGGGAAAAGATGACGCGTAGAAGTTTAGTTGTTTTTTTAAGTCTTATTGTTTTGTTGGTTTTTACCGCTTGTGGTGATTCTAACAAAACTATGAAGCAAGACGCGATGGTTCACTCGGAAAATGATCCGATTGTAATTGCTAGTGCAAGGGATGTAGGAAGAGGAAATAAGGATCCCTATTGGACAAATCTTAATTTGTATGTATGGGAGCCGCTGATTGGTGAAAATGACGCAGGTGAAATTATTCCTGTTTTAGCTGTTTCATGGAAAAGATCCGATGATGCAAAAAAATGGACATTTGAGTTGAGAAAAGGTGTTAAATTCACAGATGGAACGCTTTTTACCTCTGATGTTGTAGTAAAGAATTTTGAACGCTGGAAAAAAATAAGCCCTGCCTCTTCAACATTTTTTACATTGGATATTAATAAAACCTATCCTGATTTTTTACAAATTAATGCATTAAGTGATTATTCTTTTGAACTGATTTTTGATAAGCCCATTCCCATGTTGCCTTATGCTATGTTAAATTGGGGTAGTCCTATGGTTAGCCCGCTTTGTTTTGATGAAGATAGCGGTATTTTTAATAAGCCTGTAGTAGGCACAGGACAATTTAAAATTGTAGAGCACCAACCGAATGCTTTTACAATGCTGGAATGTAATGATGATTATTGGGGAGTCAAAGCTAAGACTAAATATATTAAAATACGCATGATACCTGAACATGATACACGAATAGCTGCTCTGAGATCCGGAGAAATACAAGGTGTATATGACAATAAAGCTATCCAGCCTTTAGCATGTAAAGAATTAGAAAAAGAAGGTTTTAACATATCCTCAAAGTTGTCGGCAAATATTCATTACCTTCAAGTAAATAACGGAAAATTTCCATTTAATGATGTACGAATGAAGCAGGCTATAAGTTTAGCTGTAGATAGAGAAACATTATTAAATCAAGTGTATGGAGGCTACGGAAAACTAAGCAATAATGTTTTGTCTCCTTTTTCTCAATTTCATTATGATACAATGGTTCCTAGGGATATAAAAAGAGCAAAGGAGTTAGCGGCAGAAGTCTTAAAAGGAAAAACGATTGATATTTCATTAATCACGGTAGAGCAGTACAGTGTAGATGCCCAATTAATTGCAGAAAATCTAAAAGAGATCGGTTTAAATATTCATATTGAAATTATGGATTATCCTTCACAGAAAGAGAGAAGAAAATCAGGACAATATGATATGGTCATTTCATTTAGAGGAATGGATAATGCAAATCCCGAAACAATGTTATATTCTTTTATGGGTAAAGACGGCAAAGATAATTTGAACTACGGTTTAAATTTTTCTGATGATGAAATTTCTGAATTGCTTGATATTCTAAATAAAACATATGAAGAAGAAAATCGAAATGAGTTATATAAGAAAATACAAATTCTTTCATCAGAAAAATTACCCATTATTACTTTATTCGGTGTAGATACCACTGTTGCTTCAAGTCCGGATATTGAAGGCTATGAAGCAAAATGGACAGGAGTTACTCTTTTTGATACTCATTGGAAAAAATGATTAAATTCATATTTAAGCGTTTGTTGGCTGTAATTCCGGTTTTTTTCGGAATTACAGTACTGGCATTTAGTTTAACTATCATTATGCCCGGCGATCCTGCCGAGATTGTATTAACGGCAGGAGGGGCATATCAGCCGACTGAAGAACAAATAGAAATAAAACGAAAAGAGATGGGTTTAGAAGATCCTTTTGTTGTACAGTATATCCGTTGGATAGGAAATGCAATAAAAGGTGATTTTGGTATTTCTTTGCAAACAGGAATGCCCGTAACTCAAGAATTATTGGAACGGGTTCCAAGAACTTTCTCCTTAGCCGGATGGTCGATTATTTTTTCAATTTGTTTAGGTATTCCATTTGGCGTTATTATGGCAATTAAAAAGTACGGTTTTTTTGATGAAGCCGGAAGTTTTTTTGCAATTCTTTTCATTTCTTTGCCGTCTTTTTGGTTATCAATCCTATTAATTGGTATCTTCTCGGAATACTTACGCTTGCTGCCGACAAGCGGCTTCGGCACATGGCAGCATTTGATTTTACCGGGAACGGTACTTTCGTTGAGCTCTATAGGTAGTATTGCAAGATTGACTCGGGCGGAAATTTTAAATCACATGGGGCGTGAATATATTTTTACTGCAAGGTCAAAGGGAATTTCAGAATTGAAAGTTTTTTTTGTTCATGCCTTAAAGAATGCTATTTTACCGGTTATTGCATTAATAGGGAATAATTTTGGTGCTATACTTGGCGGTTCAGTTATAATAGAAAATATTTTTGCTGTAAACGGAATTGGGCAATATGTTGTTACAGCAATCAGTTTTAGAGATTTTCCGGCTGTTTCAGGATATACAGCCATTACCGGTACTATCTATGTTTTTGTACACATAGTAGTAGACATTCTATCCTATTATGTAAATCCAAAATTAAGAGAGGATGCAGCATGAAAAAATTTCATGATATTTGGGTTTTCTTTTTTATGATTAGTGCATTTATATTAGTTCTTTTAGGTATTTCTTGTAAGATTTTACCTCTTCAAGATCCTTTCCAAACCGATATGACAAAATCTTTACAGTATCCGTCAATAAACAATCTCTTTGGAACTGATATTTTAGGACGGGATATTTTTTCTAGAGTTTTATACGGAATTCAAGTTTCTGTAGTGCTTTCTATGATAACTACTATTTTATCGGTATGTGTAGGATTATTAATTGGTCTGACAGCCGGATATTTTGGAGGCATTCCGGATACCATTATTACTATTTTTACCAGTATCTTTCAAGGTTTGCCTGCTACAATTATCATGATAACCGTTGCGGCAATGATGGGAGGCGGTTATTATGCTCTTCTTTTTTCGATGGTAATAACATCATGGACAGGATTTTCAAGAATTGTCAGAGGAGAAGTATTAAAGTTAAAAACGGCAGATTATATTATTGTAGGAAAATCTATGGGCGCAAGTAATATAAGGATTATCTTTTATTATATTTTTCCTGCTGTTTGTCATAATTTAATTATTGTTTTTGCCCAAAGAATTGCTGCTTTTATTTTATCGATAGCAGGCTTAAGTTATTTGGGATTAGGAATCCATCCGCCTACTCCCGATTTAGGAGGGATGATTAATGAGGCGCGAAATTATTATAGAAGCCAGCCGATGACAATTATTGCCCCGGGAGCTGTATTGCTTATGATTTCTCTTGGTATTAATTACTTTGCTGAATGGCTTAGAGAAAATTTCTTTTTTAAACAATCTATAAAAAAAGGAGAAAGTTGATGGGGGATATTTGTATACAAAATTTAAGAGTTTCATTTAATGGTTCTCCTAATAAATTTGTTGTAAACAATATTTCATTAACACTAAAAAAAGGACTTATTACCGGATTAGTAGGAGAATCCGGCTCAGGTAAATCGATCCTAGGAATGGCTATTTTAGGATTAAATCCTCCCGATGCTAAAGTCGAAGGAGAGATTTTATATGAAAATGTTAATCTTGCGAAAGCCGATTTTTCAACTTTAAAATGTATCAGAGGGAAACATATAGGTTTAATTCCGCAAAGTCCGCTTTTGTCCATGAATCCTGTGTTGCAGAATTATTATCAAGTTGAAGAATTTTTAAAAACGCATACCTTATTGACAAAACCGGAAAGAAAAGAAAAGATTTATAAAATGATGAAAAAATTCGGACTGGAATATCCTGAAAAAATTTTTTATAAATATCCTTTTCAATTAAGCGGCGGTCTTCGCCAACGTGTAATTTCACTTTTTGGAACAATTTTAGAACCTGAATGGATTATCGCAGATGAACCGACCAAAGGTTTGGATGCCGTTTTACGCAGACAAGTCTTTCAATCTTTAAAAGAGGTTAGTAAAAAAAGTTCTTTACTTGTTATTACGCATGATATGTTTTTTGCAAAATCAATTTGTGATTATCTGTTTATTTTTAAAGAAGGTAAGGTTATCGAACATGGCTCTTCTAAAGAAATTTTTTATAATCCTAAAGAAGAATATACTAAACAGTTATTGGATAGTATTCCAAGAAAAATTTATAAAATGGAATATCGAAATGAGAGGGTAAAACAAAATGCTTCTCAGTGCTAAAAATATTACTAAATCCTATCATACCGCTTTTTTTACATCTTCCTCACATTACGCTGTTCGGAATGTTTCATTTTCTTTATCGCATAATGAAACATTGGGAATTGTCGGAGAATCTGGTTCCGGTAAAACAACCTTAGGGAATATATTACTTGGATTAACAGCACCCGATTCAGGGGAACTTATAATGCATAATGAAAAAGTAAATTTTAAAAATAGAAAATATAGAAAAGATTACCTTCGAAAAGTACAGATGGTCAGCCAGCATCCTGAAGCAAGCTTAATTCCCCATCAGACAATTTTTCAAAATTTAATGGAGCCTTTTAAAATTCACGGTATTTCAAATAAGGGCATAAAAGAAATAAGTTCTGCTTTTGAATTAGTTCATCTAACAAATTCCTTACTTAACCGTTATCCTAACGAAATCAGCGGAGGTGAAGCTCAAAGAGTGTCTATTGCAAGGGCATTGCTTTTAAATCCCGAAATTTTGATTTTAGATGAACCGACATCAATGTTGGATTCGTTAACTCAAAAAAAAATAATGGATCTTTTTCAAGATATTCAAAATGAAACGGAAATTTCTTATATTTTTATTACTCATGATTTAGATATTGCCCGCTATTTTACTGATTCGGTTCTTATTTTAAAAGATGGTAATGTTATGGAATATGGAAAAACAGAACAAATTTTAGAAAACCCTAAAAGTGAATATGGAAGCTATCTTGTAAATACCTTTGATTTTTTAAGAACCTCGGTTTGTACTGATTGATTATACTTAAAATTTAAGAAAATCAACCAGTACCCTTTGTTTTTTAATAAGACTTTTACATTTTCGGTCTTAACGAAGCAAATTTATCTAAGATTCTTTGCCTGTCTTTTCCGAAGCTGCTTAAATCTTCCTTTATTAGCTTATCTTTCGGCAAGCCTAATGAAAGCCCCTTAATGCCCGGCTTTACAATTTGAGCGGAATCTTTTCCGTCAAGCCTTGCGATAATTTCCTGGGCTTCTTTTGTAAGCATAAAATCAATAAAAGCCTTTGCCGCATCGAGATTCGTACATGATTTAAAGATAGCTGTTCCTTCCGGTACCCACGGAATTCCATCTTCGGGATATACTACAGTCAGGTTTTTATCGTCGGCAAGTTTAAAAGCCTTTCCATCGGTGGGAATAATGCCAACTGCAAATTCGCCTTGAGCCGTTTTTTCTTGAGGATCCTTTCCTCTCTTTCCCAAAAAAGGAATATTTGCGTTTAACTTTTTCCAAAAATCCCAGCCTTTTTCTTCACCGAAAAGATCGAGTAAGCCTTTTACCGCTCCGTAGTTTGTACCCGAAATTGCAGGGTCGCTCATAATAACTTCTCCCTTGTATTTGGGGTCGGCGAGCTCTGCCCATGTTTTGGGCATGGGAAGTTTTTTCTCGGCTAAGACATCCTTGTTTCCGATAAAACCTACAACGGTGATTCCTTTTGCAATCCAAGCTCCGTCAGGGTCCTTATATTGAGCCGGAATATCCTTTGAGTTGGGAGAAACATAGTTTTCCAAAAGTCCGTCGGTCTTTGCCGCCATAAAGGCATCCAGTCCGCCTCCGAACCAAACATCGGCCATAGATTTTCCTTCTGCCCTTGTTCTTGCTAAAACCTCTCCGCTCGACATCGAAAGAAATTCAACTTTTACATTTGTCTTTGCAGTAAATGCATCAAAGAGTTCCTTGTAAGCACTTGTTGCAACCACATTCAATGTTTTTCCTGAAAGGTCCTTCGATTCTTTTTCGGAAGAACCAGCTGCAAACACAAGGGTACTTGCAAGCAATAAAAATAGTGCAGCAAAAATAATTTTTTTCATTTTGCCCTCCAAAATTATGATTAGATATTTCAAGATACTATGATATTGCAAAAGAGTCAATATAAATTTTAATAAATTTATAAATTTTATAATATATCTATTGATTTTTTATTTTTTATGTAGGATTTATGTAAATATCTTATTCTATTCTTGCTATTTTTACGGCCGTATTCCTGATATAGTATTCATTGCTCCGAAAGCGGCAAGTGAATTGTGTAAGTTATTTAATTAGTATGCGCTAGCGTACATGCAATAAAGTAAGTTTGCATTGTGGAAAACATCGCGAGATTTTATAGGAATGTTTTATTTTATTTCTTTCATATCAGCTGTAGTCGTCGGAACAATTCTTTTTGCTGGCAGATAAGCAGCAAGGCGCAAATACTGACGAACTGTTAGCATACCACATGATATTTTTATAAAATAATCTCACTTTTTATTACATTTTTAGAATATTTTTGCTTATAATATTTTTCGGATAATATACCCGGTAAAATTACCGTTTGATAATAAGTTGTTTTTCTACTAAAGAAATCTTTCTTATCCATGATTTTATTCTCTTTTATGTATAACATAAAACTGAACATTAACGTAATTATTATATGGTATGCTATATTTGCCTTAATATTCGGATTAAGCTGCGACTTTTGCTGCATTTCGATAAGCTCATCAAGAATTGAGCGATAAAGCTGTTTCGCATGTCCTTTAAAATAAAATCTATACAATACTTCTTCGGGAACATTCAACCATGAAGAACTGAAATCTATCTCTTCCTGAGTCAAAATTTCATGCAGATCAAGCAGTTTCGCCGGATAAAAAAAAGACGCATTCCGTCTTTTTTCCTCGTCAAAAATTTTCTTTTCTATCTCAGAGAAGAAAAATAGGTACATTTCCGCCTTATCATCAAAATATTTATAAAAACTACCTATGGATATATCCATTTCTTTTACTAAATCTCTTATTGAAATAGATTCATAATCTTTTTTTATAAACACATTATATATAATTTTACGTAATCTTTCTTTTCGTTCGCCGGATAATTTAAAAAAAGTAGATTTAGGCATTTTTGAGATTCTCCAATAATTAATATACTATTACCATCAACAATATTGTATAATAATTAAAAAGAAAAAGCAATATTTTTTATTTTTTTGTTGACAACCATTTAAAGCCATGTTATACTTTTATTAAAAGTGAACGTGTTCACTATACATTATAGGTATGTAACTATTTTAAGATTTTTCTGTGTAGGGAGGCTTAATGAAAAACTATATTTTAAAAAGAAGTTTTTCCGCTTTTATAACGATTATTGTCGTTTTTACCATTAATTTTATAATTATTAATATTGCTCCCGGCAATCCCATTAAGACTATGATGGGAAAAGAAACCGATAATATTGAACAAACTAAAGCTCTTGAAGAAAAATATGGCTTAAACAAGCCCCTATATGAGCAATATTTCCGATATTTAAAAAATATGTCAACAGGAGATTTAGGAATTTC
The DNA window shown above is from Treponema denticola and carries:
- a CDS encoding glycosyltransferase family 4 protein; its protein translation is MKILHCLAQLPMKTGSGVYFSTLVEGMIKKGHENAVLYGTQLPFAEKTFNESLPDELQGSVKEYPIKFLSAYEQEEKTVFNADLPFPIAGMSDIMPYTSTVYSEMNDEMYQKWISVFEKTLLRAREKFNPDVIISHHLFILTSLVKKIFSGKKIIGISHGTDIRQIKKNPWIKTRYIQNLDKLDLYFTVSPKDINEVQTIFSAPPKKIKLAGGGFNPDIFNDKDRHIFDGTFKLCYAGKISDSKGVFELAKTLPLILKKYPNTELTLIGNATEEQKNILLKNAGYSENLKIVNASSQICMCKILKQNDIFILPSYYEALGLVAVEALACGLFTVTTEIEGLINLLGEKINTSGIIEFVKLPRIYDVDKAYEEDKPAFVKALAEKIMLQMERLKSQKDFYSPVSAEIKKHSWDSIIDRVEKEIKDI
- a CDS encoding ABC transporter ATP-binding protein, yielding MYLELTNLTKTYKEKNAVKNIRFNLERGKLLCLLGPSGCGKSTVLKSIGGFLKPDSGKIILDGKEITNDPPENRNVSTVFQSYGLFPHMNVLSNIIYGLKFKKMPKAERVEAGMKMIKTMGLSGYEKKHISELSGGEQQRVALARSLIIRPKLLLLDEPLSNLDAKLRINMRKEIKQIQKEFNITTIFVTHDQSEAFEIADKIILMSNGEIIQEGTAESLYNQPANEFALDFIGANNKIENSYIRPEKIKVFKSLPEEDTEDFEEAQIINIIFKGEIIELFLKTKEKELKAIVLNNDFNYQKNEKVYIKYNRENLN
- a CDS encoding ABC transporter permease translates to MKQQLKRNYNGVIDYILILSLILGIFIFIAMPFFYVFKESLVINGSLSFELFEDVFKNHLHLLKNSLSVGFYTTVLTAIAGITTALFSYLMPKKIKRLIFLILAVTMISPPFVTALSYINLFGRRGLVSYYLLGISKSPYGITGIVLMQSLSNFSLAALILIGFLNNLERSQLDSARNLGAKTNRLIIDIILPFLFPAIKSVMLLTFLRSLSDFGTPAIIGGSFNVLATESYFAVIAQGNLGKASAINVLLLIPAIIIFILYQKSFKNISISSHGTASSEIEIKRQGILFYLISIIAVFFLLWISIQYSSIILSAFTKMKKGKMIFTFANILETRDHITSTVIRSIAYSLIAAGGGSIIGLLIAYYKQIRKIKLMQAVDFVATLPYIIPGTFFGLGYLLAFNSKPLMFTGTAAIVVLNILFKQLPFSTKIGNAAMEEINIDTLNSIRDLGGKRINEITDAVIPLSKNALSVSFINGFTTTMTTIGSIIFLVYPSQKVLTLVMFDVIQSGYYEIGSVIALLIIIICLIVNLIYFLVLKKK
- a CDS encoding ABC transporter substrate-binding protein, which produces MREKMTRRSLVVFLSLIVLLVFTACGDSNKTMKQDAMVHSENDPIVIASARDVGRGNKDPYWTNLNLYVWEPLIGENDAGEIIPVLAVSWKRSDDAKKWTFELRKGVKFTDGTLFTSDVVVKNFERWKKISPASSTFFTLDINKTYPDFLQINALSDYSFELIFDKPIPMLPYAMLNWGSPMVSPLCFDEDSGIFNKPVVGTGQFKIVEHQPNAFTMLECNDDYWGVKAKTKYIKIRMIPEHDTRIAALRSGEIQGVYDNKAIQPLACKELEKEGFNISSKLSANIHYLQVNNGKFPFNDVRMKQAISLAVDRETLLNQVYGGYGKLSNNVLSPFSQFHYDTMVPRDIKRAKELAAEVLKGKTIDISLITVEQYSVDAQLIAENLKEIGLNIHIEIMDYPSQKERRKSGQYDMVISFRGMDNANPETMLYSFMGKDGKDNLNYGLNFSDDEISELLDILNKTYEEENRNELYKKIQILSSEKLPIITLFGVDTTVASSPDIEGYEAKWTGVTLFDTHWKK
- a CDS encoding ABC transporter permease, whose translation is MIKFIFKRLLAVIPVFFGITVLAFSLTIIMPGDPAEIVLTAGGAYQPTEEQIEIKRKEMGLEDPFVVQYIRWIGNAIKGDFGISLQTGMPVTQELLERVPRTFSLAGWSIIFSICLGIPFGVIMAIKKYGFFDEAGSFFAILFISLPSFWLSILLIGIFSEYLRLLPTSGFGTWQHLILPGTVLSLSSIGSIARLTRAEILNHMGREYIFTARSKGISELKVFFVHALKNAILPVIALIGNNFGAILGGSVIIENIFAVNGIGQYVVTAISFRDFPAVSGYTAITGTIYVFVHIVVDILSYYVNPKLREDAA